One part of the Arabidopsis thaliana chromosome 1 sequence genome encodes these proteins:
- a CDS encoding SNARE associated Golgi protein family (SNARE associated Golgi protein family; FUNCTIONS IN: molecular_function unknown; INVOLVED IN: biological_process unknown; LOCATED IN: cellular_component unknown; EXPRESSED IN: 22 plant structures; EXPRESSED DURING: 13 growth stages; CONTAINS InterPro DOMAIN/s: SNARE associated Golgi protein (InterPro:IPR015414); BEST Arabidopsis thaliana protein match is: SNARE associated Golgi protein family (TAIR:AT4G09580.1).): MAPTRILTRDEELGVISDDDDSPSGKRSKLDRFPLSRWELAVSLGVFLVFSSGLCCIYMTMPAAEFGKLKLPRSLADLRLLKDNLANYANEYPAQFVLGYCATYIFMQTFMIPGTIFMSLLAGALFGVFKGVVLVVFNATAGATSCFFLSKLIGRPLITWLWPDKLRFFQAEISKRRDKLLNYMLFLRITPTLPNLFINLASPIVDVPFHVFFLATLIGLIPAAYITVRAGLAIGDLKSVKDLYDFKTFQGEASLQYTWPNIQCHTENKNTLNLFRGHNRTKLLIRLLVTCQITEIIQFFVQDERP, from the exons ATGGCTCCGACTCGGATTCTAACCAGAGACGAAGAGCTTGGTGTTATTTCAGACGATGATGATTCTCCATCGGGTAAAAGATCTAAACTTGATCGCTTCCCTCTTAGCCGTTGGGAACTCGCCGTTTCTCTCGGTGTCTTCCTCGTCTTCTCCTCTGGACTCTGTTGTATCTACATGACCATGCCTGCTGCTGAATTTGGCAAACTCAAACTTCCAAGAAGCCTCGCTGATCTCCGTTTGCTCAA AGATAATCTAGCAAATTATGCGAATGAGTATCCGGCGCAGTTTGTTTTAGGGTATTGTGCAACGTACATTTTTATGCAGACCTTTATGATTCCAGGGACTATCTTCATGTCACTATTAGCTGGAGCTCTCTTTGGAGTATTCAAAGGTGTTGTCTTGGTTGTTTTCAATGCAACAGCAGGAGCTACCTcgtgtttctttttgtcgaAATTGATTGGTCGGCCGTTGATTACTTGGCTATGGCCTGACAAATTAAGATTCTTTCAAGCAGAG ATTAGTAAGCGTAGAGATAAGCTTCTGAACTATATGTTGTTTCTGAGGATAACACCAACTCTGCCAAATCTTTTTATCAATCTTGCATCTCCTATAGTCGATGTACCTTtccatgtcttctttttgGCGACATTGATTGGTCTCATTCCTGCAGCTTATATAACTGTCAGA GCTGGCCTTGCTATTGGAGATCTCAAATCGGTGAAAGATCTGTATGATTTCAAGACATT CCAGGGAGAAGCATCTTTACAATACACATGGCCTAACATTCAATGCCATACAGAGAACAAGAATACACTTAACTTGTTTAGAGGACACAACAGAACAAAACTTCTGATTCGTTTACTTGTCACTTGTC AAATTACAgaaataatacaattttttgtaCAAGACGAGAGACcatga
- a CDS encoding Protease-associated (PA) RING/U-box zinc finger family protein (Protease-associated (PA) RING/U-box zinc finger family protein; FUNCTIONS IN: peptidase activity, zinc ion binding; LOCATED IN: endomembrane system; EXPRESSED IN: 23 plant structures; EXPRESSED DURING: 15 growth stages; CONTAINS InterPro DOMAIN/s: Protease-associated PA (InterPro:IPR003137), Zinc finger, RING-type (InterPro:IPR001841), Zinc finger, C3HC4 RING-type (InterPro:IPR018957); BEST Arabidopsis thaliana protein match is: Protease-associated (PA) RING/U-box zinc finger family protein (TAIR:AT1G22670.1); Has 15658 Blast hits to 9675 proteins in 411 species: Archae - 0; Bacteria - 271; Metazoa - 3014; Fungi - 1211; Plants - 4865; Viruses - 29; Other Eukaryotes - 6268 (source: NCBI BLink).) — translation MNRALVLLLYVCTVSCLASSKVILMRNNITLSFDDIEANFAPSVKGTGEIGVVYVAEPLDACQNLMNKPEQSSNETSPFVLIVRGGCSFEEKVRKAQRAGFKAAIIYDNEDRGTLIAMAGNSGGIRIHAVFVTKETGEVLKEYAGFPDTKVWLIPSFENSAWSIMAVSFISLLAMSAVLATCFFVRRHRIRRRTSRSSRVREFHGMSRRLVKAMPSLIFSSFHEDNTTAFTCAICLEDYTVGDKLRLLPCCHKFHAACVDSWLTSWRTFCPVCKRDARTSTGEPPASESTPLLSSAASSFTSSSLHSSVRSSALLIGPSLGSLPTSISFSPAYASSSYIRQSFQSSSNRRSPPISVSRSSVDLRQQAASPSPSPSQRSYISHMASPQSLGYPTISPFNTRYMSPYRPSPSNASPAMAGSSNYPLNPLRYSESAGTFSPYASANSLPDC, via the exons ATGAATCGTGCTTTGGTCCTACTTTTATATGTTTGTACTGTTTCTTGTTTAGCTTCAAGCAAAGTTATTTTGATGAGGAATAACAtcactctctcttttgatGACATCGAAGCTAACTTCG CTCCGTCAGTGAAGGGTACAGGTGAAATTGGAGTGGTTTATGTGGCTGAGCCTCTTGACGCTTGTCAAAATCTTATGAATAAACCAGAACAGAGCTCCAATGAAACTTCTCCTTTTGTGTTGATTGTTAGAGGAGGCTGTAGTTTTGAAGAGAAAGTTAGAAAAGCTCAGAGAGCTGGTTTCAAAGCTGCTATTATCTATGACAATGAAGACCGTGGAACATTGATAGCAA TGGCAGGTAACTCTGGAGGTATAAGGATTCATGCGGTCTTTGTTACGAAAGAAACGGGAGAAGTTTTAAAGGAGTATGCGGGTTTCCCCGATACGAAAGTTTGGTTGATCCCAAGTTTTGAGAACTCGGCGTGGTCTATTATGGCGGTTTCGTTTATCTCGCTGCTTGCAATGTCGGCTGTTCTCGCTACTTGTTTCTTTGTGCGTAGGCATCGAATAAGAAGGCGGACATCTCGGTCCTCTCGAGTGCGTGAGTTTCACGGTATGAGCCGCCGCTTGGTGAAAGCAATGCCGAGTCTTATATTCAGTTCGTTTCATGAAGATAACACTACTGCATTCACTTGTGCTATTTGCCTTGAAGACTACACTGTTGGAGACAAGCTCAGGCTCTTACCTTGCTGTCACA AGTTTCATGCTGCGTGTGTTGACTCATGGTTAACCTCTTGGAGAACTTTCTGTCCGGTGTGCAAACGAGATGCAAGAACGAGCACGGGAGAGCCTCCAGCTTCAGAGAGCACGCCATTGCTCTCATCTGCTGCATCGTCTTTCACTTCTTCCTCTCTGCACTCTTCAGTCAGATCATCTGCACTATTGATTGGTCCTTCCTTGGGCTCATTACCAActtcaatctctttctctcccgcATACGCAAGCTCATCCTATATTAGACAATCATTCCAGTCTTCCTCTAACCGTCGATCACCTCCAATAAGCGTAAGTCGAAGCTCAGTGGATCTCAGACAACAAGCagcttctccatctccatcaccaTCACAGAGATCATACATTTCCCATATGGCTTCTCCACAGTCACTAGGTTACCCAACTATCTCCCCTTTCAACACGAGGTACATGTCACCGTATAGACCTAGCCCGAGCAATGCATCACCTGCAATGGCTGGATCATCGAATTATCCGTTGAATCCACTGCGTTACAGTGAATCAGCTGGAACTTTCTCTCCATACGCCTCTGCAAACTCGCTTCCAGACTGTTAG
- a CDS encoding SNARE associated Golgi protein family (SNARE associated Golgi protein family; CONTAINS InterPro DOMAIN/s: SNARE associated Golgi protein (InterPro:IPR015414); BEST Arabidopsis thaliana protein match is: SNARE associated Golgi protein family (TAIR:AT4G09580.1); Has 3415 Blast hits to 3415 proteins in 852 species: Archae - 8; Bacteria - 1954; Metazoa - 223; Fungi - 33; Plants - 255; Viruses - 0; Other Eukaryotes - 942 (source: NCBI BLink).), whose translation MAPTRILTRDEELGVISDDDDSPSGKRSKLDRFPLSRWELAVSLGVFLVFSSGLCCIYMTMPAAEFGKLKLPRSLADLRLLKDNLANYANEYPAQFVLGYCATYIFMQTFMIPGTIFMSLLAGALFGVFKGVVLVVFNATAGATSCFFLSKLIGRPLITWLWPDKLRFFQAEISKRRDKLLNYMLFLRITPTLPNLFINLASPIVDVPFHVFFLATLIGLIPAAYITVRAGLAIGDLKSVKDLYDFKTLSVLFLIGFISILPTILKRKKIVE comes from the exons ATGGCTCCGACTCGGATTCTAACCAGAGACGAAGAGCTTGGTGTTATTTCAGACGATGATGATTCTCCATCGGGTAAAAGATCTAAACTTGATCGCTTCCCTCTTAGCCGTTGGGAACTCGCCGTTTCTCTCGGTGTCTTCCTCGTCTTCTCCTCTGGACTCTGTTGTATCTACATGACCATGCCTGCTGCTGAATTTGGCAAACTCAAACTTCCAAGAAGCCTCGCTGATCTCCGTTTGCTCAA AGATAATCTAGCAAATTATGCGAATGAGTATCCGGCGCAGTTTGTTTTAGGGTATTGTGCAACGTACATTTTTATGCAGACCTTTATGATTCCAGGGACTATCTTCATGTCACTATTAGCTGGAGCTCTCTTTGGAGTATTCAAAGGTGTTGTCTTGGTTGTTTTCAATGCAACAGCAGGAGCTACCTcgtgtttctttttgtcgaAATTGATTGGTCGGCCGTTGATTACTTGGCTATGGCCTGACAAATTAAGATTCTTTCAAGCAGAG ATTAGTAAGCGTAGAGATAAGCTTCTGAACTATATGTTGTTTCTGAGGATAACACCAACTCTGCCAAATCTTTTTATCAATCTTGCATCTCCTATAGTCGATGTACCTTtccatgtcttctttttgGCGACATTGATTGGTCTCATTCCTGCAGCTTATATAACTGTCAGA GCTGGCCTTGCTATTGGAGATCTCAAATCGGTGAAAGATCTGTATGATTTCAAGACATTGTCAGTGCTTTTCCTCATCGGGTTTATCTCTATTCTTCCAACGATactgaaaagaaagaagattgtTGAATAG
- a CDS encoding uncharacterized protein (unknown protein; FUNCTIONS IN: molecular_function unknown; INVOLVED IN: biological_process unknown; LOCATED IN: chloroplast; EXPRESSED IN: 22 plant structures; EXPRESSED DURING: 13 growth stages; BEST Arabidopsis thaliana protein match is: unknown protein (TAIR:AT1G22680.1); Has 58 Blast hits to 58 proteins in 13 species: Archae - 0; Bacteria - 0; Metazoa - 4; Fungi - 0; Plants - 49; Viruses - 0; Other Eukaryotes - 5 (source: NCBI BLink).), whose protein sequence is MDSLRTRNVSKRSDPINFPAKSSISSRRSLSSSSSFSSFSSCSSSSLVFPGDSPLNSPATPLRLLGVPFSWEQLPGKPKDYSHRLNNRRNNESSNLLLPLPPHRNISFPATGKKPKPNNSSKKNSFPVTGKDPFAAALLECSKDEGTNSDNDDDVDGVEDVDRRFRGNSGGSSKVLSKNSIGDRFGLVNLYGSCRRTCAVTESIVYLPRARKAASYDNLLPRRRC, encoded by the coding sequence atggATTCTTTAAGAACTCGAAATGTATCCAAAAGATCCGATCCGATCAACTTTCCGGCGAAGTCATCCATTTCATCCCGGAgatcattatcttcttcttcttccttctcatctTTTTCCTCCTGCTCCTCTAGCTCCCTTGTCTTTCCCGGCGACTCTCCTCTGAATTCTCCGGCGACTCCTCTCCGTCTACTCGGTGTCCCTTTTTCATGGGAACAACTTCCCGGAAAACCTAAAGACTACTCTCATAGACTCAACAACCGTCGAAACAATGAATCTTCAAATCTATTGCTACCCCTCCCTCCTCACCGGAATATTTCCTTTCCGGCCACCGgaaaaaaacctaaacctaacaatTCCAGTAAGAAGAACAGCTTCCCCGTGACCGGAAAAGATCCCTTCGCGGCTGCGTTGTTGGAATGTTCCAAAGACGAAGGAACAAACAGTGACAACGATGATGACGTCGACGGTGTTGAAGACGTAGATCGAAGGTTTCGAGGAAACTCCGGTGGTTCAAGCAAGGTGTTGTCAAAGAACAGCATCGGAGACAGGTTTGGGTTAGTAAATCTCTACGGTTCTTGTCGGAGAACTTGTGCAGTAACAGAGTCCATTGTTTATCTTCCAAGAGCAAGAAAAGCTGCTTCGTACGATAATCTTCTTCCACGTCGTCGCTGTTGA
- a CDS encoding Proteinase inhibitor, propeptide (Proteinase inhibitor, propeptide; FUNCTIONS IN: identical protein binding, serine-type endopeptidase activity; INVOLVED IN: negative regulation of catalytic activity; LOCATED IN: plasma membrane; EXPRESSED IN: 24 plant structures; EXPRESSED DURING: 15 growth stages; CONTAINS InterPro DOMAIN/s: Proteinase inhibitor, propeptide (InterPro:IPR009020), Proteinase inhibitor I9, subtilisin propeptide (InterPro:IPR010259), Peptidase S8, subtilisin-related (InterPro:IPR015500); BEST Arabidopsis thaliana protein match is: Subtilase family protein (TAIR:AT5G11940.1); Has 894 Blast hits to 886 proteins in 36 species: Archae - 0; Bacteria - 0; Metazoa - 0; Fungi - 0; Plants - 894; Viruses - 0; Other Eukaryotes - 0 (source: NCBI BLink).), with protein MQTFAPGTRVYHLIIIVFFFFFCLSSFFASIVMADEYTGEATGSSEAKVHIIYTEKPTDEEPKTYHLRTLSSALGSEEAAKDALIYSYKEAASGFSAKLTPEQVAEISKQPGVIQVVPSQTYQLHKPGGGGGFKLT; from the exons atgcaAACATTTGCTCCTGGAACAAGAGTCTACcacctcatcatcatcgtcttcttcttcttcttctgcttatCATCGTTCTTCGCTTCAATCGTCATGGCTGATGAATATACCGGAGAAGCAACGGGATCGTCGGAAGCAAAGGTTCACATCATCTACACCGAGAAACCTACCGATGAAGAACCTAAAACCTATCATCTCCGTACCCTTTCCTCTGCTCTCGGCAG TGAGGAAGCTGCAAAAGATGCTTTGATTTACAGTTACAAGGAAGCTGCTTCTGGTTTTTCAGCTAAGCTCACTCCTGAGCAAGTCGCTGAGATATCAA AACAACCAGGTGTGATTCAAGTTGTGCCAAGCCAGACTTATCAGCTGCACAAacctggtggtggtggtggtttcAAGTTGACCTAA
- the ABCG25 gene encoding ATP-binding cassette family G25 (ATP-binding casette family G25 (ABCG25); CONTAINS InterPro DOMAIN/s: ATPase, AAA+ type, core (InterPro:IPR003593), ABC transporter-like (InterPro:IPR003439), ABC-2 type transporter (InterPro:IPR013525); BEST Arabidopsis thaliana protein match is: ATP-binding cassette 14 (TAIR:AT1G31770.1); Has 400795 Blast hits to 363827 proteins in 4147 species: Archae - 6947; Bacteria - 316897; Metazoa - 8938; Fungi - 6866; Plants - 5594; Viruses - 13; Other Eukaryotes - 55540 (source: NCBI BLink).), which translates to MSAFDGVENQMNGPDSSPRLSQDPREPRSLLSSSCFPITLKFVDVCYRVKIHGMSNDSCNIKKLLGLKQKPSDETRSTEERTILSGVTGMISPGEFMAVLGPSGSGKSTLLNAVAGRLHGSNLTGKILINDGKITKQTLKRTGFVAQDDLLYPHLTVRETLVFVALLRLPRSLTRDVKLRAAESVISELGLTKCENTVVGNTFIRGISGGERKRVSIAHELLINPSLLVLDEPTSGLDATAALRLVQTLAGLAHGKGKTVVTSIHQPSSRVFQMFDTVLLLSEGKCLFVGKGRDAMAYFESVGFSPAFPMNPADFLLDLANGVCQTDGVTEREKPNVRQTLVTAYDTLLAPQVKTCIEVSHFPQDNARFVKTRVNGGGITTCIATWFSQLCILLHRLLKERRHESFDLLRIFQVVAASILCGLMWWHSDYRDVHDRLGLLFFISIFWGVLPSFNAVFTFPQERAIFTRERASGMYTLSSYFMAHVLGSLSMELVLPASFLTFTYWMVYLRPGIVPFLLTLSVLLLYVLASQGLGLALGAAIMDAKKASTIVTVTMLAFVLTGGYYVNKVPSGMVWMKYVSTTFYCYRLLVAIQYGSGEEILRMLGCDSKGKQGASAATSAGCRFVEEEVIGDVGMWTSVGVLFLMFFGYRVLAYLALRRIKH; encoded by the exons ATGTCAGCTTTTGACGGCGTTGAAAATCAAATGAACGGTCCAGATTCATCTCCTCGTCTCTCTCAAGATCCTCGTGAGCCTCGCTCATTattatcatcttcttgtttccCAATCACCCTCAAG TTCGTTGATGTGTGTTACCGAGTCAAGATCCATGGCATGAGTAACGATTCTTGTAATATCAAGAAACTATTaggattaaaacaaaaaccgtCCGATGAGACAAGATCGACGGAGGAGAGGACGATACTAAGCGGAGTCACCGGAATGATATCACCCGGCGAGTTTATGGCCGTTCTTGGACCATCGGGAAGTGGCAAATCTACGCTACTAAACGCAGTCGCAGGGAGACTCCATGGATCAAACCTCACCGGAAAAATACTTATAAACGACGGTAAAATAAcgaaacaaacattaaaacgCACCGGATTTGTAGCACAAGACGATCTTCTTTACCCTCACTTAACCGTACGTGAAACCTTAGTTTTCGTGGCTTTGCTTCGTCTTCCTCGGAGTCTAACAAGAGACGTTAAACTCAGAGCCGCTGAATCGGTTATATCGGAGCTAGGTTTAACGAAATGTGAGAACACAGTCGTTGGGAACACTTTCATTAGAGGTATCTCTGGTGGAGAAAGGAAACGAGTTAGTATAGCTCATGAATTGCTTATAAACCCGAGTCTTTTGGTTCTTGATGAGCCTACTTCGGGTCTTGATGCTACGGCGGCGCTCCGGTTGGTTCAGACTCTTGCCGGGTTGGCTCATGGGAAAGGAAAAACGGTGGTTACGTCGATTCATCAGCCGTCGAGTCGTGTGTTTCAGATGTTTGATACGGTGCTTCTTTTGAGTGAAGGAAAGTGTTTGTTCGTCGGAAAAGGAAGAGACGCCATGGCTTACTTTGAATCCGTCGGATTTTCGCCGGCTTTTCCTATGAATCCGGctgattttcttcttgatcttgCTAACG GAGTTTGTCAGACTGACGGTGTAACGGAACGGGAAAAGCCAAACGTGAGACAAACGCTGGTCACGGCTTATGATACATTGCTAGCCCCACAAGTCAAAACTTGTATCGAAGTGTCACATTTTCCTCAAGACAACGCGCGTTTCGTGAAAACGCGAGTAAACGGCGGTGGAATAACAACATGTATTGCAACATGGTTTAGCCAACTCTGCATTCTCCTCCACAGACTTTTAAAAGAACGGCGTCACGAATCCTTTGACTTACTTCGCATTTTCCAAGTCGTCGCGGCTTCGATCCTTTGTGGTCTCATGTGGTGGCACTCTGATTATCGAGACGTACAT GACCGACTAGGCCTACTCTTCTTCATATCCATCTTTTGGGGAGTACTTCCATCATTTAACGCGGTCTTCACGTTTCCGCAAGAACGTGCAATTTTCACTAGAGAGCGTGCGTCCGGTATGTACACACTCTCTTCTTACTTCATGGCCCATGTACTCGGATCGCTCTCCATGGAGCTCGTTCTTCCGGCATCATTCTTGACGTTCACTTATTGGATGGTCTATCTACGCCCCGGGATAGTCCCATTCCTCCTCACCCTCTCCGTGCTTTTACTATACGTTTTAGCGTCACAAGGACTTGGACTTGCCCTTGGTGCAGCGATCATGGACGCTAAAAAAGCGTCTACAATCGTGACCGTGACAATGCTAGCGTTTGTCTTAACCGGTGGTTACTACGTCAACAAAGTGCCATCCGGAATGGTGTGGATGAAATACGTTTCCACGACGTTTTATTGTTACCGTCTTTTAGTGGCGATCCAATACGGGAGTGGGGAAGAGATATTGCGAATGCTTGGATGTGATTCAAAGGGTAAGCAAGGAGCGAGTGCGGCGACATCGGCTGGATGTCGATTTGTGGAGGAGGAAGTGATCGGAGATGTTGGGATGTGGACGAGCgttggtgttttgtttttgatgttttttggGTATAGAGTATTGGCATATCTAGCTTTGAGACGTatcaaacattaa
- the VND7 gene encoding vascular related NAC-domain protein 7 (vascular related NAC-domain protein 7 (VND7); CONTAINS InterPro DOMAIN/s: No apical meristem (NAM) protein (InterPro:IPR003441); BEST Arabidopsis thaliana protein match is: vascular related NAC-domain protein 1 (TAIR:AT2G18060.1); Has 3020 Blast hits to 3015 proteins in 84 species: Archae - 0; Bacteria - 0; Metazoa - 2; Fungi - 0; Plants - 3006; Viruses - 0; Other Eukaryotes - 12 (source: NCBI BLink).), with amino-acid sequence MDNIMQSSMPPGFRFHPTEEELVGYYLDRKINSMKSALDVIVEIDLYKMEPWDIQARCKLGYEEQNEWYFFSHKDRKYPTGTRTNRATAAGFWKATGRDKAVLSKNSVIGMRKTLVYYKGRAPNGRKSDWIMHEYRLQNSELAPVQEEGWVVCRAFRKPIPNQRPLGYEPWQNQLYHVESSNNYSSSVTMNTSHHIGASSSSHNLNQMLMSNNHYNPNNTSSSMHQYGNIELPQLDSPSLSPSLGTNKDQNESFEQEEEKSFNCVDWRTLDTLLETQVIHPHNPNILMFETQSYNPAPSFPSMHQSYNEVEANIHHSLGCFPDS; translated from the exons ATGGATAATATAATGCAATCGTCAATGCCACCGGGATTCCGATTTCATCCGACAGAGGAAGAGCTTGTGGGTTATTACCTAGATAGGAAGATCAATTCAATGAAGAGTGCTTTAGATGTCATTGTAGAGATTGATCTCTACAAAATGGAGCCATGGGATATACAAG CGAGGTGTAAACTAGGGTATGAAGAGCAAAACGAGTGGTACTTCTTTAGTCATAAGGACAGGAAGTACCCTACCGGGACTAGGACCAACCGAGCCACTGCGGCTGGGTTCTGGAAAGCCACGGGTAGAGACAAGGCGGTACTATCAAAAAACAGTGTCATCGGAATGCGGAAGACACTTGTCTACTACAAGGGTCGAGCTCCTAATGGAAGAAAGTCCGATTGGATCATGCACGAATACCGTCTCCAAAACTCCGAGCTTGCCCCGGTTCAG GAGGAAGGCTGGGTGGTGTGTCGAGCATTTAGGAAGCCAATTCCAAACCAGAGGCCATTAGGGTACGAGCCATGGCAGAACCAGCTCTACCACGTCGAAAGTAGTAACAACTACTCATCTTCAGTGACAATGAACACGAGTCATCATATCGGTGCATCTTCATCAAGTCATAACCTTAATCAAATGCTCATGAGCAATAACCACTACAATCCTAATAATACATCCTCATCGATGCATCAATATGGCAACATTGAGCTCCCGCAGTTGGACAGCCCGAGCTTGTCGCCTAGTTTAGGGACGAATAAAGATCAGAACGAGAGTTTcgagcaagaagaagagaagagcttTAACTGTGTGGATTGGAGAACACTAGATACCTTGCTTGAGACACAAGTCATACATCCGCATAACCCTAATATTCTTATGTTCGAAACGCAGTCGTATAATCCGGCGCCAAGCTTCCCTTCCATGCATCAAAGCTATAATGAGGTCGAAGCTAATATTCATCATTCTCTTGGATGCTTCCCTGACtcgtaa